The Coffea arabica cultivar ET-39 chromosome 10e, Coffea Arabica ET-39 HiFi, whole genome shotgun sequence region attaattcttTTTATTACAAGCATGCTCTTAATACTACTAATgtacttttgaatcactttaaGAGGTGCCGAAAACCATTTCTTTTGAATCTTGTGAATTAGTTCTGCCACAGGGTGTGATTTTACCTATCACAACTGTGAAGCAAATTGGATCATAACTGACCAATTTACTCGCTTTGCATTTCGATAAACGTGCTAAATGATGCCAATGTTCTAGgataaatgtataaataattAAAGTTGACTGGTaagtaaaatcaaattttcCTTTCCTAACTAGTGATTATTCATGAATTATCTACTGTAGTTTGGGTGTCCATAGAGAGTTAAAAGgcctaatattttattttgtgagAGGTAACCAGTTGGTTCAGTAATTCAAGATGAAGAGCCAAAAGTGCAAATAAGTTAGGAAAATTCCACGAACAAGAAAAATGTCAAGGGGTGCAACTTATAAaggaaaaagtttaaaaaaagtttgaaattaGGGTCATAGGGAAAAGAACAATTATACAACAGGTGGAATCCTGGCAATTTTATCAGGCCAGCTCATAACGAGTAAAACCCTTGTAATTGTGCCTAGGAATGGTTAGTTTGCTGCCTCTtaatacaaaaaagaattgtTATTGCAGCAAAAGGAGTTTTCTTTCTGCTCTACTGATTATTTGGTGGATGCAAAGGCCGATAAAAATTTGATTACCATCAATATCAATTGCTTTCACATATGCAATAGATGTAAAAAAGATAAAATCTAACAAAATACTTGATTGACTTTTATTAAAGGTTATGTCTTCTAATATGAGATAGGGACCTAGATTATATCAGATTCCCCAAAAAGTCCCAAAATCAAGGTGAAATTGCACTCAGCACATTCTAATCAACAGGGGTAATCGCATGCACAGAAGGAGGCGGGCAGGGCAGGTGGGCTGCTGCACTCTGCCTTTGCATCAGGACCATGCCTCTTTTGGCACTCATTCCAGCAATTTATACCAACTTCGCTTCCAACATAGATGGTTTCGATTAGGGCTATAAACGAATCGAATCGCTTGTGTGAGCCGATCGCGAACTCACAAATATAACTCATAAAACGTCAATCAATTTAGAATCAATTATGTGGGTTGCTGATGCCTTAAAATGAGGCAAGTCTTGcaattgatttaattttttttttttaacagggAGGGGTGCGATTCAATCTCTCCTCACGGATTTGCTCCCTCTGCGACCTCTCCTCCCCAGTTTCCTCCTCCCTCGGATCTCTCAGATCTAGCCTTTTGAGCCAACTCAAGCAACTCTTTCTCCCTCATAGCTTTTcgtctttcatcttcttctcgTTTTGAATCTTTGCCTTCATTATAAGTTCCTCTCTGCACTTATCTTCTGCAACACAGAAAGCCTCATGTAACTGGTTATGAACAGGATTGATGTGAAGATCCTCCAGCCGTGTACCCTCAGCTGCAGACGCTTATCGAGAGCAATTACATGACCGTATTTAGAATTTTTGCAGTTTGAAATACAAGATGGGGCTTTCCAATCTTGACAGTCAATAGACGAGGGGGAGACCTCAAAACTGGGACAGGTCGAAAACTGGATAGTTTCGGAATCCACACAGTTACATTGGCTTAATTATTCCTCTCAATATCATTATGGCTTTCAAATGATACATAGGGTAGAgattgaaaaatggcaaaatCCCACAAAAGCTTATTCAACAAAACATTTTCTGGTAAACTCTGCCAGAAAAAGCAGCTGCAATTACTTAACAATCGTTTTGTTTGCGGGATTGGTACAAACAATATGACACAGGCATTGGCTACTCGCTGGTCTGGCATCACTGCATGAACATTTTTGAGGCATTGCACTTGCTGGAAACCGTCTTATTGCTTCATCAAAACATCTGGGATTCCCTTCATATCCACATACAGCTTTAACTGGGAGACCGAAAGTTGTTGGGCAAAGCTTGGGTTGTTGGCCTGAAATGGAAGAATAAAACACAAATCCAAGATAGTTAAAATATTAGTTCATATACAAGAAATATTTGAGGATATATATGTTATTAATCTTCTTGTTGACACACCTCACTAACTGTTTGGTCTtcgaaagaaataaaaaaaaaaaaaattggtgagGAATTCCACTGATTAATAAAGAAATGAGCATTATAACAACTTCGATCCCTCAGtgtaatatttgaaaaaaaaaaaaaaggtaatgaATGTAAGCCGatgagaaatggaagataaCAAGGGTGGCTGATAAATAAAACACCACTTAGGTTTCTAGTTCTCACCTAGAGAAGGGGCCACAAAGAGACTCAAGAGAAGAGACACAAAAAGAAGGGGAAACACAATTGagttcttcatgcttcttgttTGGACTTTGCACTGAATTAGCTTTTCAATTGATCTGAACTAGTCAATGCTCACTAGTAGTTGTGTCACCTTTTTATAGTGCTAATTAAGTGCTAACACGGTGCATGAGAGATAGTTGAACTAGAGGTATGCGATTAGAGATTATTTATAAGCAATAATGCTCCTCAACATATTAGGAGTTAATTACTTACCATACCtatgaaataaaaaagattttttcCCCCATTAGGGCCTTTTGGAATGCCTAATTTACGCTTATTTACTATTTAAACATTTTGTTGTGCTCCATTGCACTTAGATAACctttttggatttaatttcaCATGGCAAGTGATATTGTGAGAGCAATTATCATCATTTTACTCAAATGCCAAGATTATtctcaatcaatcaatcaatcctATAAATGTTCACTCAAATGCCAAGATTATtctcaatcaatcaatcaatcctATACATGGTCAGTGATTTTTCTAGGGTCTATTATGCATTATTTACTTCTCTTTTCTCACTCTAAGTAAGTAATTTTTGTTAGGCTATTATTTTCACCTCTCTGTGTCTCTCTCTCGCACATACACATTAATTTatctattatttttataattaaatagAGTAGTGTTCGTCTTAATCTTTTCTTGTATTTCTATGTactcttgccttttttttttatacaattctaatgcatttatttatttgcaaatAGAACTTGATTTAACTCTAACAAATTTTAGTTTAAAATGATTACTATTATGATGTCATTGTATCTCAATACTTTAGCATGTATTTTTCTTTGAATTCTGCTTGTTTGTCATGCCTTTGAATAGCTAATACTATTAAACCCTTTATCATCATCTTCTTTTATACTAGTCATGTAAGTCTTGACTTTTATCAAATATTCATATTTATCATTTCAACATTGATCTCCATCAAGTATTCATATTTTCTAATAATTAGATGAAAATAAGTTTAAATTACATTACATTGTATATCTCGTGAATATTGAAGGAAATGTAAGGCTATTTTTTTGGGATTATTTTCATCCCAAactattatttattttgtgttaaattatattttgttCGAAAAAAAGATGCTTCTGagtaaaattacaaaaaaaaaatacaagaacaATTAGAATTAGTATATGAGAAATTATTAAAGCCAAAATCAATTTAGTATATCATGAAAATACTTGATAAATTAATGTGTGcatgcatgtgtgtgtgtgtgtgagagagagagagagagagatggtggGAAAAAACTTCAAGAGAAGAAGAGAAGTAACTAGTACATAATGGATCTAGGAAAATCAAGAAGAATATATGGAGATGACAGATTCAGGATAATCTTGACATTTGAGGAAAATAACCTTGACATATGAGAAAAATTCACTTTGATAGGAATATTATTGCCCTCAAAGTTCTATTTGCCtttatgattaaaatattaattttcctTTCATGTAGATAAAGAAATATTAATGTTAGCGTAAATAACTCCGTTAACTTGAATATGTTTCttacaaaaccagaaaaaatatATGCATTACATTAGCTCTAtttgctaaaaaaaataaattaaatttcggGTAGCGTTCTCAATTCCTTTGGTTTATTCAAGTTTCGTGCCAAATAATCGTCGGTTGAGGAGAACGGAAAGCTTAACCATTCTAACAAATGCAGGATAGATCCATCGAATCGAATGCTGGAATATGATAAAAACGGAAAAAATTATATCCTAATTGTTGAACACTGGTTGTTGAAACTTGATTGGACTATATATGCTCCAGGGACTTCTAAAACGGCCCTAATCCAATCCTCTCCAGAAAGCCTTTTCATGTTTTAGAGCCATATATCACAGATAGTCAGCttgcaccccaaaaaaaaaaatctcaccaTATTCAAACTAAAAGTGTTTCAAGCATATGAGATTACACATCCACAGATTTAGGTTTCTTTTGTACTGTTGAGGTTATGATGAATCCACAATCATGCTGGTTTAATTATTCCTCTCAAAATATTATTATGGCACCCAAACGGTACACAGGGTAGAGatagaaaaattacaaaaatcccACAAAATCTTATTCAGCAAAGAATTTTCTCGTAGAATCTGCCAGAAAAAGCAATTACATAAGTTAAAAAACGCTTAGTTTGTGGGATTGGTACAAATAATGGAACACTGGCACTGGCTACTTGCAGGTCTAGCATCACTGCATGAACATTTTTGAGGCACCTGACTTGCTGCAAACCGTTTTAGTGCTTCATCAATACACCTGAAATCCCCATCACTTCCACATGCACCTTTAACTGGTAAAGGGAAAGTAACAGGGCAGAGCTTGGGTTGTTGGCCTGAAATGGAAGAAGAAAACACAAAATCAAGATAATTGAAATTAACGTAGTACTTACAAGAACTTTCATAGTGTAACATTTGACCGGGAAAAAAAAGTAATGAATGTCATAATATGGGCAATGAGAATGAAAGATAGGGTGGCTGATAAATAgaacatcattttttttttttatcaagttcTCACCTAGAGAAGGGGTAAGGAGACTCAACAAAAGAGTCACAGAGAGAAGGGGAAGCACAATTGAGTGAATCTTCATGCTTCTTCTGGTTTGGATCTTGTACTGAATTAGTTTTTCACTCCATTTGAATCTCTCGATGCTCCCTTGAAGCTTTGGCACCTTTTTATAGCATGAGCACTGGAGTATGGAGACAATTGGACCACAGTAAAGCAATCATTACAGAATATTTAGGAGCAATACTGCTCCTTAGAATATAAATTAGAAGTAAATTACTTAGCCCAGTGCCTATGAACTAAAAAGATTTTTTCTCCAATAGCGCATATGAAAGTACTATTTGAGTGAAAATCCTCATACTTATCGTCCCTCCATTATATTTAGATGCTTCTTGGATTTAACTTGACATTTCCAAGAGTTACACTTGATGCCACTTTTAATATGGGCGCCCGTCAGGCAAACGGGAACATCTAGATTAGTTTTGAGCTAgaaattatatttaaaattcacTATCTACCAAACCTTCTACGTTATAGTTGACAGGTGTCGGTCTGTGTAATAATAAatttctacttacaaaaatatATGATCGAGTATAATGACAAGTAGGGTCGTTTCCATAGGAATTAGGGAAAAATTTGTTTCTTTCcgaataaaaaaaactaattggggggggggggagggggttttggaaaaataaagctaaaataatcaatgcaaataaaaataattaaattgaagaaaattaaatttaaatcaatAATAAACAAGCTGTAGCCAATGAAATAATTTCGaaaatggttcatgcaactgCTCATCAATGCAATAATTATTTCATCTACTCGTTAATAAACAAGTTATAGTTGTTAAACACGCGATGACAACCAGATTTTCCTTACCGTcacgatagttaaggtacgtcCGTTAACTACTTCTCTAACCAAGATACAATCCTAGGTACGTCtgtaaaatttaatttcttaattgcattagaaactagaaaaAGTTATGTTCTAATCAAcaaacacactaccagggtttatttaaattagaagatatattttttaaacataaaatcaatcATGCTAGTCGCCACTAACACcaaccaatcaaacaattacgcatttgattgattaatatgaCAGTAGATTATTAGTTTAATTCAAATATCGGACCCGTGATatttaaataacaaaataatcatAAGAAGTTAAATCATAAAACGtacaaatattaacaaataaaaataattaaatctcaTAATTGTAGTTGAACCAAATCCTTCATTATCCcttgattggaaaagaatttAGTTGCACATCATGACAAAAAGTTGCGTAAACATCTGACAAAGCTCTTCGCTCGGTTTTGCTTCGCGCTAAAAGCGGAAAATCACTAGTTTCTCTGGACCGAAACAAAAGTCTTTACAGTCACGACAACCAAGAATCCCTGCTACTCacgtttttccttttcctaatctattactactactactaattCAAATTTCCCACGGAAGAAATATTTCCCTAATTGAACAAAAGGTAAGCTCTTTGCTTCCTAATACAAAACGGAAAGCCAATTATCTTGGAAAAAGGAACATGCTTCTAAGGTCTtcaatgtgaattgaaaaactGTCACGCGCTCGGATCGCGATCTCTTGGGACTTGAGGCTAGACTTAAAGCGCGGCCACACGGAATAAGCCAAGAATCATCGTTAATTTGCTTTTTAACTCTTTTTCTTGTCATATTCCTGAAATTAGTACCGATtgtcaaatataagtagaatccatcCAATTATGTAATATTTGGCAAATATTGAGGGAAAATATTCACAAATTAAATAGCAATTATGCATCCTATCAATAGTTTTAACAATGGTAGTTACCTTATTATGCATCCTATCAATATTTGGCAAATAACAATGGTAAATTTATGTTGCTATACAAGTTGCCTATGTTAGACTTCTAAGAATATAGTGTAAATCTACTTCTtactaaatcaaaacaaattGTGTATGTAGTTTCATTAAGACGTATGGGACAAATTGTCGTATACTATGTCAGTATTATAGACTTTGTTGAAAATATTCACAAACTAATCTAGTTGATTTCTCAGAACTATGTATTTCTTTTCTCATCTTTTATCATATTTTCTCAGTCATTCTTACAAAGAAAATGTTACGATATATTGTTCATTTACAACCAATATGCATGTGTTAGACACAATTTGAATACGAATCTAAAGTGGCATCACCTATCATATGGTCATCTGCGACATGAAATTTCTTCAGAATTTTTGGTTGAGCTTGTGTTACTCTCCTAGCAACTCTGCTAAACCCGTAGACTTGAAAAGAGCATTTATCTCATCTCATGCTTCCCGAGTAAATTTTTAGATTGTAGATATATATCCTGCGATTGTTCcttccagaatttttttttttggagaaatgtTCCTTCCAGAATTGAAATGAGCATCATAATAACTCTAGTTGTGACAGCATATAACCTGCGAAGTCTTTTACCAAAGTATCATATGAAAAGTAATTGCTTTCACACATGCAATACATGAGAACAGGATGATGTCAATTGTCCAACTAGGGAATGGGTGGCTGCGGCTGAGTTGTGTGCGGTTGTTTACTATTCTTGTAGTtctcaaaaaattttgtttttgtatatCAAATGAAAAAGTATTACATATAATGTAACATGCATCCAATCTTGTGACTAACATAATAATGGAATCATCAGGTTCGTCCCAACGAGTAGGGAGGGGAGCTTTGGGAGTTTTTCATGCTATCAAGTTTAAGTTTTCATATGAGTTTTAGTCCTAAAAATTAAGAATCGAAAAAGTATGAAAAGGATTCGAATTTTGAGTTTGGTAGTAAGAATTGAGAGACTGTGGGAGGGATAAAATGATATATacagaagaaaataaaataatcacGTGACATTTGCACCGAACCATAACACGTCCTATCCGTTGATGCAATTAACATATAATTGGTGTAAGCAATTGAATACTTTTCCATTAGTTGCTGAAGTTAAGTAAAACATTGGTAGATGTACAAAGTGAAATGTATTCACAAAAATTAGGGCAGAGCTAATACAAGTTAGTTCAATTGGTAAAAACAGTGTATTAGCTGATATACAACAGTCATTATAAAAACAGTTTGTATTAGCTGTGCTTATAGATGATATATAAGAATCGCTATAAGCGACTTATGATTTACAGAGCATTTCTTGACCTATTGCATACACTTAAATTTTTCttcttacccaaaaaaaaaagaagggcaGGTAAAGTATACTGTCCCTACTTGGCACATAACATGTATGGTAATGTATAAAACCAAGAATGGAGGGGCTAAATCTACTCCCCATGTATTCATTGGACAACGTAGCTTCATCTATTAAATTTATTTGATTCCTCTTATATACAGTTCCAAATAACTTATATTGACAAAGCaacaaaaaaatgcaaaaaaatgtTTCCATTTAGAAGAGaatattttcaaacattttacaAGTACTTAAGAatgttaatttttaatttaaagtTTAATTTGGCAATTGATTTTTAATTTAAAGTTTAATTTGGCAATTGAGATTTTCAATTACAAATGAGCACGTAAATAGCAATGTCTCTGCATTTCAAGTCTCTAAAATTAAAATCTCAATAGTTTCAAGATGGAACATACAATCATAATAACCTTTTCATATAAATATCTATCATTTGATTCCAGCAATTCCGATGTATGCCTGAGAAGCCAAAGCATAGCTACTACACGTTGGAAAAGACAATTTTACAACGTTAAAATCTTGACTTTGACAACACAAACTTCTTGTTGAAcaagactcttttttttttttcttaaggaTTAAATAAGACAGTTTGGAATTTTATCACGCATGTGGGCTTTAGATTGGCAGGTTGGCATTGTCTAGAAAGAATATTTCGATACTTCTTAAAAGTTTGGGCTGTTATAAGATTCTAGAATGGTTTAGTAAAAGTAGACTTTCTATCTCAATTTTTCAGAAAATGGAATTTTCTAACTGATTCACTGCTGTTAAGGCACCTAAATGAAATCGCATTTGAATTGCCAGATAAatacaaac contains the following coding sequences:
- the LOC113711787 gene encoding uncharacterized protein, whose protein sequence is MKIHSIVLPLLSVTLLLSLLTPSLGQQPKLCPVTFPLPVKGACGSDGDFRCIDEALKRFAASQANNPSFAQQLSVSQLKLYVDMKGIPDVLMKQ